The genomic DNA AATTGAATCTGAACATTTCTTGTACTTTCTACAAAGAACTGTACAAATATATACAGAAGAGAAAAGATATCCACTTCCGTTTTTTTAATAGCAAATATTAGCAGTtagttaaattaatatttattcatttgtcCGGCAGGGTGGGAGTAGTAGCAATGAACCTGAAACCAcatatgttatgatgtttatgttatgttttaagtttataatttataatcatTTCTGGgcttttttggatatatatatatggccaCTTTCAATCACTattcattctttcaaaaaaaaaaaaaaaaaacactaatcaTGTGTAACGTTCTTTTTATATCTCTATCTTCAGGTTCTGGCAAAACTTGAGAAGTTTAAAACCAAGGTATCAGCAAAGGAGACACCCACAACTGTTGAATCTAAACATGCTAATGATGAGGAATTAGCTGACTGGAGTAGTGTTACCTTGAAATTTTTCCCCCGGAGTTGGCAAGGTctgttttctcttttcattcCATCATATGAAATCATTTCACTTTCCATTTACATTGAAGTTTTCTTAAATACAGAATATTGTCGAAAATTGTGTGCTCATTAGTTTTATAACCAAATGTGGAGACACGTtagttttataatttgaaataattcCTTTTGAATTCTAACCACCAAGTTAATTCTTTCTACAATAGCAATAACACACGTCTCTTTTAGACGGAGTTGTTCGTATCGATCAAACACACAGTTTTCCCTTTTCTATTGTCTTAAAAAATTTCTGTTAATATGCAGGACCACATGTCTCGCAAAGAGGATCcaaatgattatgttgtgcATGACCCACTTTTGGAAAAGGGGAAAGAGAAGTTTAATAAGATGCAAGCCAAACAAAAGAGACGATGATAGGAACTCGAATTAAAGAGAAACAGAATAAATAGTATTATAGATTGAATAGAAAATATTACCGAAGATTATCCCTCTGTAATCCCAAAGCAAAAGCTCCTCAGAGAAGAGACATCTCTCTCTCTGCCCAAAACCAATAAGGTtcctaattaaataattatgaattCCCCTACTGTTGTGGCCAAATGGCCTTATTTATACAAAGAAAGAGCATAAACTGCCTGTAACTGCTCCTAATCAatacaaattatatattaaaataactgaCTGCATCAGCAGTCACCGTATCAATACCACCGGATACCTAACATTACCGACCGCTAGAAAAACAGCCTTGTCCTCAAGGCTGAGTTAAAGAAACTAACTTGAATTCTTTTGCCCCCAGGATCCCATTGTTGAAAACCTGACAAGCCCCCTTCAAACAACCAAGCCACATACAAAGTTTTAAATTTGCAACTCCTTTCTTTCAAATTCAGAGGGAATGGCTCCGGCGGTGGTTGTGGGTAGACCCCACCCTCTTGCTCTCTTTTTCTAATTGTCATATA from Medicago truncatula cultivar Jemalong A17 chromosome 8, MtrunA17r5.0-ANR, whole genome shotgun sequence includes the following:
- the LOC120577444 gene encoding peptidyl-prolyl cis-trans isomerase CYP57 isoform X2; the protein is MKKKGIGSEARAERMANADTDMQLLNEAERGRQLQKQKKRKLQGCEEEVLAKLEKFKTKVSAKETPTTVESKHANDEELADWSSVTLKFFPRSWQGPHVSQRGSK